Proteins encoded in a region of the Gulosibacter sediminis genome:
- a CDS encoding polyketide cyclase, producing MEPHDDVRLARMKRFDLEPELSLTVTKLAYSTPAEIFDVVRNPTLHIDFDPKEMIVSVDPSSADPITQVGDTFTMNMSSPKMGGAYRMVNHVTRLEKNAAIAWKPATEGYPPIGHRWTWTLEPRDAESTYVSLTYDWLDVTHEGFLAKNTFPIFPLESFHESVDALVEFVESDWGDGYEDAVAHG from the coding sequence ATGGAACCTCACGACGACGTGCGACTCGCGCGCATGAAACGGTTTGACCTCGAACCCGAGCTCAGCCTCACCGTGACCAAGCTCGCCTACTCCACCCCGGCTGAAATCTTTGACGTCGTGCGCAACCCCACCCTGCACATCGACTTCGACCCGAAAGAGATGATTGTGAGCGTCGACCCGTCGTCGGCCGACCCGATCACGCAGGTGGGCGACACCTTCACGATGAACATGTCCTCGCCGAAGATGGGCGGCGCGTATCGCATGGTGAACCACGTGACGCGGCTCGAAAAGAACGCGGCGATCGCCTGGAAGCCGGCGACCGAGGGCTACCCTCCGATCGGGCACCGGTGGACGTGGACGCTCGAACCGCGTGACGCCGAGTCGACGTACGTCTCGCTCACCTACGACTGGCTCGACGTGACGCACGAGGGGTTTCTCGCGAAGAACACGTTCCCGATTTTCCCGCTCGAGAGCTTCCACGAGTCGGTGGATGCGCTGGTCGAGTTCGTCGAGAGCGACTGGGGCGACGGCTATGAGGATGCGGTCGCGCACGGCTAG
- a CDS encoding thymidine kinase: protein MAKLYFRYGAMNSGKSTALLQTAFNYEERGQAVVLLKPRLDTKGADSISSRLGMDRKVDILLDDGASPREALAGLVAERGAIACLLVDEAQFLSPQQIDELFRIAVLDGIPVLSYGIRTDFQTLAFPGARRLLEIAHSVEELKTICRCGRKAVFNARNVDGKFTFAGDQVAIDGGSVTYESLCGQCYLLESGGRLASDVADA, encoded by the coding sequence ATGGCCAAGCTCTATTTCCGCTACGGCGCCATGAACTCGGGCAAGTCGACGGCGCTGCTGCAAACTGCCTTTAACTACGAGGAGCGCGGGCAGGCCGTCGTGCTGCTCAAGCCGCGCCTCGACACGAAGGGTGCCGACTCGATCTCGTCGCGCCTCGGCATGGACCGCAAGGTCGACATCCTGCTCGACGACGGCGCGTCCCCGAGGGAAGCCCTCGCCGGCCTCGTGGCTGAGCGCGGCGCGATCGCTTGCCTGCTCGTTGACGAGGCACAGTTCCTCAGCCCGCAGCAGATCGACGAGCTGTTTCGTATCGCGGTGCTCGACGGCATCCCGGTGCTGAGCTACGGCATCCGTACCGATTTCCAGACACTCGCGTTCCCGGGTGCCCGTCGGCTGCTCGAGATCGCGCACTCGGTCGAAGAGCTGAAGACGATCTGCCGCTGCGGCCGCAAGGCTGTGTTCAATGCGCGCAACGTCGACGGCAAGTTCACGTTCGCGGGCGACCAGGTGGCGATCGACGGCGGCTCGGTCACCTACGAGTCGCTCTGCGGCCAGTGCTACCTGCTCGAGTCGGGTGGGCGCCTCGCGAGCGACGTCGCCGACGCATAA
- the udk gene encoding uridine kinase, which produces MGQPFVVGIAGGSGSGKTALTRALAERFADDAAVIFHDNYYNRQDALSYDERVLVNYDAPEAFDNALLVEHLDELLAGRDVESPTYDYAQHNRSDVTVPVCSRPIIFVEGVLVLADEALRARFDLKLYVDTDADVRILRRIKRDVLERGRTLESVEAQYLATVKPMHERYVESSKLWADVIVPEGGRNSVALETIAGGLVANLRGLAHESLRTIGEE; this is translated from the coding sequence TTGGGCCAGCCATTCGTTGTCGGCATCGCCGGCGGATCAGGAAGCGGGAAGACCGCGCTCACGCGCGCCCTCGCCGAACGGTTCGCCGACGATGCCGCGGTGATTTTCCACGACAACTACTACAACCGACAGGATGCGCTGAGTTACGACGAGCGCGTGCTCGTGAACTATGACGCGCCCGAAGCCTTCGACAATGCGTTACTGGTGGAGCACCTCGACGAACTGCTTGCGGGTCGCGATGTCGAATCGCCGACCTACGACTACGCGCAGCACAATCGTTCCGACGTCACGGTGCCGGTGTGCAGCCGGCCGATCATCTTCGTCGAGGGCGTGCTCGTGCTCGCCGACGAGGCGCTGCGGGCCCGCTTCGATCTCAAGCTGTACGTCGACACCGACGCCGATGTGCGCATCCTGCGACGCATCAAGCGCGACGTGCTCGAGCGCGGTCGCACGCTCGAGTCGGTCGAGGCGCAGTACCTCGCGACGGTGAAGCCGATGCATGAGCGCTATGTCGAGTCGTCGAAGCTCTGGGCCGACGTCATCGTGCCCGAGGGTGGGCGCAACTCGGTCGCGCTGGAGACGATCGCCGGCGGCCTCGTCGCAAACCTGCGCGGCCTCGCGCACGAGTCCCTCCGCACCATCGGTGAGGAGTAA
- the mqo gene encoding malate dehydrogenase (quinone), translating into MSATLATLLHELEPDWSIKIIERLDDVAQESSGPWNNAGTGHSALCELNYTPETDGKIDISKALTINEQFQVSRQLWSTLVTRGQLPEPTKFINPVPHMTFVTGEENVEFLRRRWNILKEQPLFSTMQFSDDPTQIFEWAPALMVGRAKDEKVAATFVEQGTDVDFGSLTRLLFQAAIENGAVVRLGTEVVDLRQRPDGVWQVATKVASGAEKGRKNVTHGRFVFVGAGGGALPLLQKSGIPEIKAFGGFPISGEFFRTDNPEVVAKHQAKVYAMPPVGAPPMSVPHLDTRVVDGKASLMFGPYAGFNTRYLKQGSLLDMFKSLRVDNIPTYLGVGVTNLDLVTYLVGQLAASPAKKFESLAEFFPEAKSEDWRLITAGQRVQVMKKNPKGKGYLLVMGTEVVTKADGSIAGLLGASPGASVAPSAMISLLERCFPEQWPSWSEKITDLVPSYGQTLNDKPELAKQVQNDTAKVLGIAPVA; encoded by the coding sequence ATGTCGGCGACCCTGGCGACACTGCTCCACGAACTCGAACCCGACTGGTCGATCAAGATCATTGAGCGACTCGACGATGTCGCTCAGGAGTCGTCCGGCCCCTGGAACAACGCGGGTACCGGCCACTCGGCGCTGTGCGAGCTCAATTACACGCCCGAGACCGACGGCAAGATCGACATCTCGAAGGCGCTCACGATCAACGAGCAGTTCCAGGTGTCGCGCCAGCTCTGGTCGACGCTCGTGACTCGCGGCCAGCTGCCCGAGCCCACGAAGTTCATCAACCCCGTGCCGCACATGACGTTCGTGACCGGCGAAGAGAACGTCGAGTTCCTCCGCCGCCGCTGGAACATCCTCAAGGAACAGCCGCTGTTCTCGACGATGCAGTTCAGCGACGACCCCACGCAGATCTTCGAGTGGGCTCCCGCGCTCATGGTCGGCCGTGCGAAGGACGAGAAGGTCGCCGCGACCTTCGTCGAGCAGGGCACCGACGTCGACTTCGGTTCGCTCACGCGCCTGCTTTTCCAGGCAGCGATCGAGAACGGCGCCGTCGTGCGCCTCGGCACCGAGGTTGTCGACCTCCGCCAGCGCCCGGATGGGGTCTGGCAGGTCGCGACGAAGGTCGCGAGCGGCGCCGAAAAGGGCCGCAAGAACGTCACCCACGGGCGCTTCGTGTTCGTCGGCGCGGGCGGCGGCGCGCTGCCGCTGCTGCAGAAGTCGGGCATCCCCGAGATTAAGGCGTTTGGTGGCTTCCCGATTTCGGGCGAGTTCTTCCGCACCGACAACCCCGAGGTCGTCGCGAAGCACCAGGCGAAGGTCTACGCCATGCCTCCGGTCGGCGCACCACCGATGTCGGTGCCGCACCTCGACACCCGCGTGGTTGACGGAAAGGCCTCGCTGATGTTCGGCCCCTACGCCGGCTTCAACACCCGCTACCTCAAGCAGGGTTCCCTGCTCGACATGTTCAAGTCGCTGCGCGTCGACAACATCCCGACCTACCTCGGCGTTGGTGTCACGAACCTCGACCTCGTCACCTACCTCGTGGGCCAGCTCGCCGCGTCGCCGGCGAAGAAGTTCGAGTCGCTCGCCGAGTTCTTCCCCGAGGCGAAGAGCGAAGACTGGCGCCTCATCACGGCCGGTCAGCGCGTGCAGGTCATGAAGAAGAACCCGAAGGGCAAGGGTTACCTGCTCGTCATGGGCACCGAGGTGGTCACCAAGGCCGACGGCTCGATCGCGGGCCTGCTCGGTGCCTCGCCCGGCGCATCCGTCGCCCCGTCGGCGATGATCTCGCTGCTTGAGCGCTGCTTCCCGGAGCAGTGGCCGAGCTGGTCTGAGAAGATCACCGACCTCGTGCCGTCGTACGGCCAGACGCTCAACGACAAGCCGGAGCTGGCCAAGCAGGTGCAGAACGACACCGCGAAGGTGCTCGGCATCGCCCCCGTCGCGTAA
- a CDS encoding aspartate-semialdehyde dehydrogenase yields MVKKMNVAVVGATGQVGGVMRRLLIERNFPIASIRLFASARSAGKQIEFDGEQLTVEDVATADLSGIDIALFSAGGATSRAQAERFAAAGAVVIDNSSAWRGDAEVPLVVSEVNPGDIANRPKGIIANPNCTTMAAMPALRALNDAAGLERLIVTTFQAVSGSGLAGARELSSQAVAAVNQGEDALLGLVQDGHAVELPEPELYVHPIAFNVVAQAGNFVDDGTGETDEEQKLRNESRKILHLPDLRVAGTCVRVPVFTGHSLSINAEFANDITPERATEILAEAPGVKLQDVPSPLDAAGTDPSLVGRIRADQSAPEGKGLSLFISNDNLRKGAALNAIQIAELVAEELSA; encoded by the coding sequence ATGGTCAAGAAGATGAATGTTGCCGTTGTCGGTGCCACCGGTCAGGTGGGTGGCGTCATGCGCCGCCTCCTCATTGAGCGGAACTTCCCGATTGCGTCGATTCGCCTCTTCGCCTCGGCCCGTTCGGCGGGCAAGCAGATCGAGTTCGACGGCGAGCAACTCACCGTCGAAGACGTCGCCACCGCCGACCTCAGCGGCATCGACATTGCCCTCTTCTCAGCCGGCGGCGCCACCTCGCGCGCCCAGGCAGAGCGTTTCGCCGCCGCCGGTGCGGTGGTCATTGACAACTCGTCGGCATGGCGCGGTGACGCTGAGGTGCCGCTCGTCGTGTCGGAGGTCAACCCTGGCGACATCGCGAACCGCCCCAAGGGCATCATTGCGAACCCGAACTGCACCACGATGGCGGCCATGCCGGCCCTGCGCGCGCTCAACGACGCCGCGGGCCTCGAACGCCTCATCGTCACCACCTTCCAGGCCGTTTCGGGCTCTGGCCTTGCGGGCGCCCGCGAGCTTTCGAGCCAGGCGGTCGCCGCCGTGAACCAGGGCGAGGACGCCCTGCTCGGTCTCGTGCAAGACGGGCACGCGGTCGAGCTGCCCGAACCAGAGCTCTACGTGCATCCCATCGCCTTCAACGTCGTTGCCCAGGCGGGCAACTTCGTCGACGACGGCACAGGTGAGACCGACGAAGAGCAGAAGCTTCGCAATGAGTCGCGCAAGATCCTCCACTTGCCCGACCTCCGCGTCGCCGGCACCTGCGTGCGCGTGCCGGTCTTTACCGGCCACTCGCTCTCGATCAACGCCGAGTTCGCGAACGACATCACCCCCGAGCGCGCCACCGAAATCCTCGCCGAGGCGCCCGGTGTCAAACTGCAGGATGTGCCGAGCCCGCTCGACGCCGCCGGCACCGACCCGAGCCTCGTTGGCCGCATCCGTGCCGACCAGTCGGCACCCGAGGGCAAGGGTCTCAGCCTCTTCATCTCCAACGACAATCTGCGCAAGGGCGCAGCCCTCAACGCGATCCAGATTGCCGAGCTCGTGGCCGAGGAACTCTCGGCCTAA
- a CDS encoding aspartate kinase, with protein sequence MSLIVQKYGGSSVADAESIRRVAKRIVDTKRAGNEVVVTVSAMGDSTDELIDLAHEITPIPDPREFDMLVTTGERISMALLAMAIKSMGYDARSYTGSQAGMITDAKHGDARIVDVTPVRVREALDEGAIAIVAGFQGFNRDTRDITTLGRGGSDTTAVALAAALDADKCEIYSDVDGIFTADPRIVPKAHKIDHISSEEMLELAGSGAKVLHIRAVEYARRQGVTLVVRSSFSSDPGTIVYNPETSKEYAVEEASIAGVSHDLSQAKITVVGVPDVPGSAAAIFNIVAQQGANIDMIVQNVQTQNDGVTDISFTLPKTSAEQVLRALEGNHETLGYESLRFDDQIGKVSLVGSGMRTNIGVSATLFEALKTAGINIDMISTSEIRISIITNADVVPEAARVIHTAFGLDGDSEAVVYAGTGR encoded by the coding sequence GTGAGCCTCATTGTGCAGAAATATGGCGGATCGTCGGTTGCCGACGCCGAAAGCATCCGCCGCGTCGCGAAGCGCATTGTCGACACGAAGCGTGCCGGCAATGAAGTGGTCGTCACCGTCTCGGCGATGGGTGACTCCACCGATGAGCTGATCGACCTTGCACACGAGATCACGCCGATTCCCGACCCCCGCGAGTTCGACATGCTCGTCACCACGGGCGAGCGCATCTCGATGGCGCTGCTCGCGATGGCGATCAAATCGATGGGCTACGACGCCCGCTCGTACACCGGTAGCCAGGCCGGCATGATTACCGACGCGAAGCACGGCGACGCCCGCATCGTCGACGTCACGCCGGTGCGCGTGCGCGAGGCACTCGACGAGGGTGCGATCGCGATCGTCGCCGGGTTCCAGGGCTTCAACCGCGACACTCGCGACATCACGACGCTCGGCCGCGGCGGCTCTGACACGACCGCCGTCGCGCTTGCGGCCGCCCTCGACGCCGACAAGTGCGAAATTTACTCCGACGTCGACGGTATTTTCACCGCCGATCCGCGTATCGTGCCGAAGGCGCACAAGATCGATCACATCTCGAGCGAAGAGATGCTCGAGCTGGCGGGCAGCGGCGCGAAGGTGCTGCACATCCGCGCCGTCGAGTACGCCCGCCGCCAGGGCGTCACGCTCGTCGTGCGTTCGTCGTTCTCGAGCGACCCCGGCACCATCGTCTACAACCCCGAAACTTCTAAGGAGTACGCAGTGGAAGAAGCCTCGATCGCCGGCGTCTCGCACGACCTCAGCCAGGCGAAGATCACCGTCGTCGGTGTTCCGGATGTTCCGGGCTCGGCCGCCGCGATCTTCAACATCGTCGCCCAGCAGGGCGCGAACATCGACATGATCGTGCAGAACGTGCAGACGCAGAACGACGGCGTCACCGACATCTCGTTCACGCTGCCGAAGACCTCGGCCGAGCAGGTGCTGCGCGCGCTCGAGGGCAACCACGAGACGCTCGGCTACGAGTCGCTGCGCTTTGACGACCAGATCGGCAAGGTCTCGCTCGTCGGTTCGGGCATGCGCACGAACATCGGCGTCTCGGCGACGCTCTTCGAGGCGCTCAAGACTGCGGGCATCAACATCGACATGATCTCGACCTCCGAGATTCGCATCTCGATCATCACGAATGCGGATGTTGTGCCCGAGGCCGCGCGCGTCATCCACACCGCGTTTGGTCTCGACGGCGACTCCGAGGCCGTCGTCTACGCCGGTACCGGCCGCTAA
- the recR gene encoding recombination mediator RecR has protein sequence MYEGIVQDLIDELGRLPGVGPKSAQRIAFHIVQTQNFDVSRLAKILLEVRDKVKFCKYCGNVAEQDVCIICGDPNRDRSLICVVEEPKDVGAIERTNEYEGLYHVLGGAISPIDGIGPDQLNIRGLMPRLETGDVVEVIIATDPNLEGDATASYLSRLLKAVGLKVSRLASGLPVGGDLEYADEVTLGRAFAGRRVIS, from the coding sequence ATGTACGAGGGAATTGTTCAGGACCTCATCGATGAGCTCGGGCGCCTGCCCGGCGTCGGCCCGAAGTCGGCGCAGCGCATCGCGTTCCACATTGTGCAGACGCAGAACTTTGACGTGTCGCGGCTCGCGAAAATCCTGCTCGAGGTGCGCGACAAGGTGAAGTTCTGCAAGTACTGCGGCAACGTCGCGGAGCAGGACGTCTGCATCATTTGTGGCGACCCGAACCGCGACCGCTCGCTCATCTGCGTCGTCGAGGAACCGAAGGACGTCGGCGCCATCGAGCGCACCAACGAGTACGAGGGGCTCTACCACGTGCTCGGCGGCGCGATCTCGCCGATCGACGGCATTGGCCCCGATCAGCTCAACATTCGCGGGCTCATGCCGCGGCTCGAAACGGGCGACGTCGTTGAGGTCATCATCGCGACCGACCCGAACCTCGAGGGCGACGCCACCGCGTCGTATCTCTCCCGCCTACTCAAAGCGGTCGGCCTCAAGGTCTCGCGCCTCGCATCCGGCCTGCCCGTCGGCGGCGACCTTGAGTACGCCGACGAAGTAACGCTCGGGCGCGCCTTCGCGGGCCGACGCGTCATTTCTTAG
- a CDS encoding DNA polymerase III subunit gamma and tau gives MVAALYRRYRPETFAEMIGQQQVTDPLSVAIRSGRINHAYLFSGPRGCGKTSSARILARCLNCAEGPTPEPCGKCDSCLELGREGGGSLDVAEIDAASHGGVDDARELRERAVMAPSRDRYRIFIIDEAHMVTSQGFNALLKVVEEPPEHVLFIFATTEPEKVIGTIRSRTHHYPFRLIPPAPMLEYLERICAAEGISAEPGVLPLVVRAGGGSARDTMSLLDQLIAGTEGETMQYQLATQVLGFTAQDLLDETIAAFADGDASAAYRSVDSVIQSGQDPRRFVEDLLERVRDLIVVKAIGQGAEAVLRGISPDELERMHTNAARFTPRALSGMADAVNATLSEMTGVTAPRLQLELMIARVLVAQRAAFAEADAPGAAPGQDARGQRDASGQRAPGQPDAPGRGAPAADRGQGAAPTRAPHDERPAPQREPERAPQRRPEPEAPKVSAAEAAKAAWATPGVTDAGPTVPPAGAAGAPVSREGGQQADGSPSREPGQAPGARESGQQRADSAPTQANGAPSSGPGQAPGAHESGQQRVNSAPPQANGSAAGARAGRPDAPEPWRTEQPAASAPAPAESGQGSTGASGSARASANRPDAGQPEAGQGAGRASESTQTGAGQRGADQAGAKQPDAGQVQDAWPSVLEAVNRLGGRSTWSVVRGLQPLGYADGVLALWFPNRAVFDQARQARDGQPSPSDHLKSALREVFGVDMKIAPKIERSPGRESAAPAADAPSAPSDEERHRGRASQAPAPAATSGGGATWNVAPIPGEPRVADDGPGSAWDEFATGPEPSDAGQPNDPAPQTVDPVDAAPTNAGENRANAANSGSDSSAGFATASQPSAAASAEPAGSDAVSSEAAAAEPVREGHSVEEVAATDASEREHDATPVAMPEATLHAAPGTEVRNPVDPASSRSASAGASRGTADQNQTRQANSETVATGDQQSGAEPASTAPAAPSWNVVAVPGSEPEPVAEPEPEPEPEEPAAPKHPALAAGQERYGESVIRERLGARFVGEELRALPGPSGPFDEAPDDFEAPPEEY, from the coding sequence ATGGTTGCTGCCCTGTATCGCCGATATCGGCCCGAGACGTTCGCCGAAATGATCGGTCAGCAACAGGTGACCGACCCGCTCTCGGTGGCGATTCGCTCGGGCCGCATCAACCATGCGTACCTCTTCTCTGGCCCGCGCGGCTGCGGCAAGACCTCGTCGGCGCGCATCCTCGCTCGCTGCCTCAACTGCGCAGAGGGGCCGACGCCCGAGCCGTGCGGCAAGTGCGACTCGTGCCTCGAGCTCGGCCGCGAGGGCGGCGGCTCGCTCGACGTCGCCGAGATCGACGCCGCGAGCCACGGTGGTGTCGACGACGCCCGCGAACTGCGCGAGCGCGCCGTCATGGCCCCGAGCCGCGACCGCTACCGCATCTTCATCATCGACGAGGCGCACATGGTCACCTCGCAGGGCTTCAACGCGCTGCTCAAGGTGGTGGAGGAGCCGCCAGAGCACGTGCTCTTTATTTTCGCGACGACCGAGCCCGAGAAGGTCATAGGCACGATTCGCTCGCGCACGCACCACTACCCGTTCCGGCTGATTCCGCCGGCGCCGATGCTCGAGTACCTCGAGCGCATCTGCGCCGCCGAGGGCATCTCGGCCGAGCCGGGTGTGCTGCCGCTCGTCGTGCGCGCGGGCGGTGGCTCGGCGCGCGACACGATGTCGCTGCTCGACCAGCTCATCGCTGGCACCGAGGGCGAGACGATGCAGTACCAGCTCGCGACGCAGGTGCTCGGTTTCACGGCGCAAGACCTCCTCGACGAGACGATCGCGGCCTTCGCCGACGGTGATGCCTCGGCCGCGTACCGCTCGGTTGACTCGGTGATTCAGTCGGGGCAAGATCCGCGGCGCTTTGTCGAAGACCTGCTTGAACGAGTGCGTGACCTCATCGTGGTGAAGGCAATCGGCCAGGGCGCCGAGGCGGTCTTGCGCGGCATCTCGCCCGACGAGCTCGAGCGCATGCACACGAACGCCGCGCGATTTACCCCGCGCGCGCTGTCGGGCATGGCCGATGCGGTGAACGCGACGCTGTCGGAGATGACTGGCGTGACCGCGCCCCGACTGCAGCTCGAGCTCATGATCGCGCGCGTGCTCGTGGCGCAGCGCGCGGCGTTTGCCGAGGCGGATGCGCCCGGTGCGGCACCGGGGCAGGATGCGCGCGGGCAGCGCGACGCGAGTGGACAGCGCGCGCCCGGGCAGCCGGATGCGCCGGGTCGCGGTGCACCCGCGGCCGATCGCGGTCAGGGGGCCGCGCCGACGCGCGCGCCGCACGACGAACGACCGGCGCCGCAGCGTGAGCCGGAGCGTGCGCCGCAGCGGCGGCCCGAGCCGGAGGCGCCTAAGGTGTCTGCGGCCGAGGCCGCCAAGGCGGCGTGGGCGACGCCGGGTGTGACTGACGCTGGGCCGACAGTGCCGCCGGCTGGTGCCGCGGGTGCACCAGTCTCGCGTGAGGGCGGACAACAGGCAGACGGTTCGCCGTCGCGCGAGCCTGGGCAGGCGCCTGGCGCGCGCGAATCTGGTCAGCAGCGTGCGGATTCCGCTCCGACGCAGGCGAACGGTGCGCCGTCGAGTGGGCCTGGGCAGGCGCCTGGCGCGCACGAATCTGGTCAGCAGCGCGTGAATTCGGCTCCGCCGCAGGCGAATGGGTCTGCAGCGGGTGCCCGGGCCGGGCGCCCCGACGCACCCGAACCTTGGCGCACCGAGCAGCCTGCCGCATCCGCCCCGGCACCTGCCGAATCGGGCCAGGGGTCGACCGGAGCATCCGGTTCGGCGCGAGCCAGCGCGAACCGGCCCGACGCGGGCCAGCCGGAAGCCGGCCAAGGCGCAGGCAGAGCATCCGAGTCGACGCAGACTGGCGCGGGCCAGCGCGGCGCAGACCAAGCCGGCGCGAAGCAGCCCGACGCAGGCCAGGTGCAGGACGCCTGGCCAAGCGTGCTCGAGGCCGTGAACCGTCTCGGCGGGCGCTCGACCTGGTCGGTCGTGCGGGGACTGCAGCCGCTCGGTTACGCCGACGGCGTGCTTGCGCTGTGGTTCCCTAACCGCGCGGTTTTCGACCAGGCGCGTCAGGCTCGCGACGGCCAGCCGTCGCCGAGCGACCACCTCAAGAGCGCGCTTCGTGAGGTGTTCGGCGTCGACATGAAGATCGCCCCGAAGATCGAGCGCAGCCCCGGTCGCGAGTCGGCGGCACCGGCGGCGGATGCGCCATCCGCGCCATCCGACGAGGAACGTCACCGAGGCAGGGCGAGCCAGGCTCCAGCACCGGCGGCAACCTCCGGCGGGGGAGCCACGTGGAACGTCGCGCCGATTCCCGGTGAGCCGCGGGTTGCCGATGACGGCCCGGGCTCGGCCTGGGACGAATTCGCGACCGGCCCCGAGCCGAGCGATGCCGGCCAGCCGAACGACCCGGCGCCCCAGACTGTCGACCCGGTCGATGCCGCGCCCACCAATGCGGGCGAGAACAGAGCGAACGCGGCCAATTCCGGTTCTGACTCCAGCGCTGGATTCGCGACGGCTTCCCAGCCGAGCGCCGCCGCAAGCGCCGAACCCGCGGGCTCTGACGCCGTGAGCTCTGAAGCGGCGGCCGCTGAGCCTGTGCGCGAGGGACACTCGGTCGAAGAGGTCGCGGCGACCGATGCGAGCGAGCGCGAGCACGACGCGACCCCCGTGGCGATGCCCGAGGCGACGCTGCACGCGGCGCCCGGCACCGAGGTGCGCAACCCCGTCGACCCGGCGTCGTCGCGATCCGCTTCAGCCGGAGCCTCGCGGGGCACAGCCGACCAGAACCAAACGCGCCAGGCGAATTCCGAGACGGTAGCCACCGGCGACCAGCAGTCCGGTGCCGAGCCAGCAAGCACCGCACCCGCGGCGCCGAGCTGGAACGTCGTCGCCGTTCCGGGCTCCGAACCCGAGCCCGTTGCCGAACCCGAACCAGAACCCGAGCCCGAGGAACCCGCCGCACCGAAGCATCCTGCGCTCGCGGCGGGCCAGGAGCGCTACGGTGAGTCGGTTATTCGTGAACGGCTCGGCGCGCGCTTCGTCGGCGAAGAGTTGCGGGCCCTGCCGGGGCCGTCGGGCCCGTTCGATGAGGCGCCCGACGACTTCGAAGCGCCGCCAGAGGAGTACTAG
- a CDS encoding acetate/propionate family kinase: MTIVLVVNSGSSSLKYQLLDMASETTLAAGLVERIGEPSGSVRHTNADGKHEREVPIASHDDAFEAMLANFAELGPTLESAPPAAVGHRVVQGARRFFGPTIIDDDVERNIDELSPLAPLHNPANLAGIRGARRVFQSIPHVAVFDTAFHTTMSDAASTYALNREVAEANRVRKYGAHGTSHKFVSEAAADFLDRSLESLRTVVLHIGNGASACAVDGGKSVDTSMGMTPLEGLVMGTRTGDIDPAVLFHLHRKAGYTVDELDDLLNRRSGLLGLTGTNDVRDVTQRAAAGDAAAQLGLDVYVHRLRHYLGSYLVTLGGGDAIVFTAGVGENSAEVRRRTLEGLEWLGVELDPERNQLPNDGIRVISTGASRVTVLVVPTNEEVEIARQTLAQTGL, translated from the coding sequence ATGACCATCGTGCTCGTGGTGAACTCCGGTTCCTCCTCGCTGAAATACCAGCTGCTCGACATGGCGAGCGAGACGACGCTCGCCGCGGGCCTCGTCGAGCGCATCGGCGAGCCGAGCGGCAGCGTGCGCCACACGAACGCCGACGGGAAGCACGAGCGTGAAGTGCCGATTGCCTCCCACGACGATGCGTTCGAGGCGATGCTCGCAAACTTCGCCGAGCTCGGCCCGACGCTCGAGTCGGCGCCGCCAGCCGCAGTCGGTCACCGCGTCGTACAGGGCGCGCGCCGCTTCTTCGGCCCGACCATCATCGACGACGACGTCGAGCGCAACATCGACGAACTCAGCCCGCTTGCGCCCCTCCACAACCCCGCGAACCTCGCGGGCATCCGGGGGGCGCGCCGGGTGTTCCAGAGCATCCCGCACGTCGCGGTGTTCGACACCGCCTTCCACACGACGATGAGCGACGCCGCGAGCACCTACGCGCTCAACCGCGAGGTGGCCGAGGCGAACCGCGTGCGCAAGTATGGCGCGCACGGCACGAGCCACAAGTTCGTGTCGGAGGCGGCTGCCGACTTTCTCGACCGGTCGCTCGAGTCGCTGCGCACCGTCGTGCTGCACATCGGCAACGGTGCCTCGGCCTGCGCGGTCGACGGCGGCAAGTCGGTCGACACCTCGATGGGCATGACGCCGCTCGAGGGCCTCGTCATGGGCACGCGCACTGGCGACATCGACCCGGCCGTGCTCTTTCACCTGCACCGCAAGGCCGGGTACACGGTCGACGAGCTCGACGACCTGCTCAACCGCCGCTCGGGCCTGCTCGGGCTCACCGGCACGAACGACGTGCGCGATGTCACGCAGCGCGCGGCGGCGGGGGATGCGGCGGCCCAGCTCGGCCTCGACGTCTACGTGCATCGACTGCGGCACTACCTCGGTTCGTACCTCGTCACGCTCGGCGGTGGCGACGCGATCGTGTTCACCGCCGGCGTGGGCGAGAACTCGGCCGAGGTGCGGCGGCGCACCCTTGAGGGCCTCGAGTGGCTCGGGGTCGAGCTCGACCCCGAGCGCAACCAGCTGCCGAACGACGGCATCCGGGTGATCTCGACCGGCGCCTCCCGCGTGACCGTGCTCGTCGTGCCGACGAACGAAGAGGTCGAGATCGCGCGGCAGACGCTCGCGCAAACGGGGCTGTAG